A window from Caldisericota bacterium encodes these proteins:
- a CDS encoding NAD(+)/NADH kinase, translating into MKIGIFYLDGVEIKETAEKLANFFRKINIKVFLNEELRSAKPDKDTVIVSLGGDGTFLKAAHLGIEMDVPVLGINLGNLGFLTDVEARDVFNAAEELLKGDFFIEKRTVLKGLRLGEGGKEDTFFAVNDFVLVRSIRERMMFAEIFVNGMWAGKFRSDGIVIATPTGSTAYALSLGAPIITPAASVYELVLIAPHKLSARPVIFSGEDHLSLRILSKEPISFQRDGEEALKLKMFDRVTFEKANRQLRVVHLKKKNFFDVLNKKFGWGG; encoded by the coding sequence ATGAAAATAGGAATTTTTTACCTTGATGGAGTAGAAATTAAGGAAACAGCTGAGAAACTTGCTAATTTTTTTAGAAAAATAAACATAAAAGTATTTCTCAACGAAGAGTTAAGGAGTGCTAAGCCCGACAAAGATACTGTTATTGTAAGCCTTGGCGGAGACGGTACTTTCTTGAAGGCCGCACATTTGGGTATAGAAATGGATGTGCCTGTACTCGGCATAAATTTGGGTAATCTTGGTTTTCTTACGGATGTCGAGGCAAGAGATGTTTTTAATGCTGCTGAAGAATTATTAAAAGGAGATTTTTTCATTGAGAAAAGAACCGTTCTTAAGGGATTAAGGCTTGGTGAGGGAGGAAAAGAAGACACATTTTTTGCTGTCAATGATTTTGTTTTGGTACGGTCTATTCGGGAAAGAATGATGTTCGCCGAAATTTTTGTTAATGGGATGTGGGCTGGAAAGTTTAGAAGTGATGGAATTGTCATTGCAACACCTACGGGTTCTACTGCTTACGCCCTTTCTCTTGGAGCCCCTATTATCACTCCAGCTGCTTCAGTGTATGAACTTGTGCTTATTGCACCACATAAGCTTTCAGCAAGGCCTGTTATTTTTTCTGGAGAGGACCATCTTTCTTTGAGAATTCTTTCAAAAGAACCTATTTCTTTTCAAAGGGATGGCGAAGAAGCTCTCAAACTAAAGATGTTTGACAGAGTAACCTTTGAAAAAGCCAATCGTCAGCTTCGTGTTGTACACTTGAAAAAGAAAAACTTTTTTGATGTATTGAACAAGAAGTTTGGATGGGGGGGATAG
- a CDS encoding TlyA family RNA methyltransferase has translation MSKKRIDEVLVGKGLFKSRSEARRFIIEGKILLNGQLVQKAGTLVKDEDQITLKEGKKYVSRGGLKLEFALDQFGIDPKDLIASDIGASTGGFTDCLLKRDAKRVYAVDVGYGQFDYSLRNDKRVILLERTNARYLTQKEIPELLDLVVMDVSFISIAKILPALTPLMKEKSSIISLIKPQFEGKREYLKKGIVKDKEIHKEILFNLIDDISRIGLCVADATFSPVKGGKGNIEFFFLIKKHGKLVNFRHINKIIDEVWERMAR, from the coding sequence TTGTCAAAGAAAAGAATCGATGAGGTGTTGGTTGGAAAAGGCTTATTTAAAAGTAGATCAGAAGCAAGGCGATTTATTATTGAAGGAAAAATTTTGTTGAATGGTCAACTTGTGCAAAAAGCAGGTACCCTTGTAAAGGATGAGGATCAAATTACCCTTAAAGAAGGGAAAAAATATGTGAGCAGAGGCGGGCTAAAATTAGAGTTTGCACTTGACCAATTTGGCATTGACCCAAAGGATTTGATTGCTTCAGATATTGGAGCCTCAACCGGAGGATTTACTGATTGCCTGCTTAAACGTGATGCAAAGCGAGTATATGCCGTAGATGTTGGTTATGGGCAATTTGATTATTCTTTGCGTAATGATAAGCGTGTAATTCTTTTAGAAAGAACTAATGCAAGATATTTAACACAAAAGGAAATTCCAGAGCTATTAGATTTAGTTGTTATGGATGTATCATTTATTTCCATTGCAAAGATTCTTCCTGCTCTTACTCCTTTGATGAAGGAAAAATCGAGCATCATTTCACTGATTAAACCTCAGTTTGAAGGAAAGAGGGAATATCTGAAAAAAGGCATTGTCAAGGATAAAGAGATACACAAAGAAATATTATTTAATCTTATTGACGATATTTCACGGATAGGACTTTGTGTTGCAGATGCTACTTTCTCTCCTGTAAAAGGTGGAAAGGGAAATATTGAATTTTTTTTTCTGATAAAAAAACATGGAAAGCTTGTGAATTTTCGCCATATTAATAAAATAATAGATGAAGTATGGGAAAGGATGGCAAGATGA